The DNA sequence AGGCCGGGCAGGGCGGGGAGCTCCGCTGCGAGGACCTGGCGCTGGAGCGCGGCGGCGAGCTCGACGCGCGCCTGCTGGAGCTTGATCTGGTCCATGATCCGGCCCGTGAGGTCCCCGAGCTGCTGCAACAGCTCTCTGGCGGTACCGGCCGATTCGGTGCGGCGGTGGGCCATGGCGTCACACCCCGGTTCTTGCGGAGCGCTTTATGTGGCATACGGCGTATATGAGGCATTACCTCACATATATGGCGCTTTTACGGTACCCCGGCAGCGGGAGGGTTTTCCTGGCCCGGGACCGACCCCGGCAGCCCCAGCAGCTCCGGCAGACCGGTCACGTACAGGAACATCCGCTCCAGCGGGTCCGACCACCGGCTGCAACGCCTGCTGCCAGGCCGGTGCCGGGCCAGGGGGTGGCGGGGGTCGGGGGGTAGGGGTCCGTTCCGTGAGTGTTGGTGGTGGCGCTTGGGGTGTGGGGGGCTCCGGTGGTGGTGGTGGCGGTGGCGGTGGCTGCGCCAGGAGTCTCGGTGGCTGCGTCCGAGGTGGGTCGCGGCGCGCGTTCGCCGACTCCACCGCCACGCTCGCGGACGTTGCCGGTGGCACGGGTTCGTCCCGGTCGTCTTCGAGGAGGCGGTCGGCGACCGTGCCCCGGACGTCCACGCGGCGAACCTCTTCGATATCCGGCACAAGATCGGCGAGGTGTGGTCCCTGGAACGGGTCACCGGGTACCTGGAGGGCGCGCGGTGGGACTGAGCCGGGCTCGCAGCGAGGCCGGTGTCAGGCCTTGTCCTGGTCGCGGAGTTCGTCGATGTAGCCCTGCGCGAGGCCCGTTGTCCGGGTGAACCAGTCCGTGAGTACGGCGATCTCGTCGGCGGAGTAGTCGGCGAAGAGGTCGGTCAGGCGGGCGTAGTAGGGGCCGTAGAGGGCCTCGACGCGGGTGACCGCGGACGGGACGGCGGCCACGCGGACGCGGCGGCGGTCGGTCGGGTCGGGGCGGCGGGTGACGAAGCCGGCGCGTTCCAGCCGGTTGAGGATGCCGGTCATCGCGCCGGTCGTGACGTGGGCGTGCTCCGCGAGGTCGCCCGCCGTGAGGAGGTTCTCGCCGGCCTTCAGGACACAGCCGAAACAGAGCAGGTCGGTGATGTTCAGACCCAGCCGCTGGGCCATCTCCTGCTGGCCGAGCAGGTGGGCCGCGATGAGGGAGTCCATCGCCTCCAGCGCCTGGGCCGGGGTGGCGGCGGGACGCGGCTTGGCTTGCATCTTTTCTGATTGCCTTAGCTCGTGAGAGATTGAGTCGCTAAACTTCTTACATCGTGAGAGATTCGCTGCCTACGAGGAGAGAGCAGGCACATGAGCCAGTATGACGAGGGGCATACGGTCGCAGGGTGGACCGGAACCGCGATCGCGACGATCGGTTCCGCCGTGGTGGGGGCGGGGATATGCACGGTCTCGGCCGTGCTGATCACAGGCGGACTCGGCATAACGGCGGCGAGCGTCCTCGTCACCTGGGCCCTGCACCTCACCGGCTGGGGCAAGCCTCCGGGTG is a window from the Streptomyces sp. NBC_00299 genome containing:
- a CDS encoding MarR family winged helix-turn-helix transcriptional regulator — encoded protein: MQAKPRPAATPAQALEAMDSLIAAHLLGQQEMAQRLGLNITDLLCFGCVLKAGENLLTAGDLAEHAHVTTGAMTGILNRLERAGFVTRRPDPTDRRRVRVAAVPSAVTRVEALYGPYYARLTDLFADYSADEIAVLTDWFTRTTGLAQGYIDELRDQDKA